In Magnetovibrio sp., the following proteins share a genomic window:
- a CDS encoding ABC transporter permease — translation MSEQTANGWLRRVLIVVTKELRDHSRDRRSLMLALIYPMLGPLLVAGGLFLAGKTLQGDFREHFVTVPAVGIEHAPELKAYLEDNNVRFSAAPLSRQEQEAAVRDGRLPVVMIVPDAAADRDTFTVELITNTGRVDNLRVTSRLSWIVRGFNDRVADEKALAAGLPEGYATPVKIERVNVARDANIAVFFYNMVPPLVIFMIFLGGVHLAIDTTVGERERGSLEPLLLAPVERWVLLLAKALAALAFTAVTTVVNLGAFRLFMGLAASSSERLVAPPGWDVFVLIFAVTVPLMAIAVALQMSVAVITRSMKEAQIYLGLLPLVPALPGMVMVFSPMNPTDATVAVPVLGQMLLINQLVAEQSLDPQHVMIATLTTTVSAALIFLLAAKWFRREKMFVLG, via the coding sequence ATGAGCGAGCAGACCGCAAACGGGTGGCTGCGCCGGGTGCTCATCGTGGTGACGAAAGAGCTGCGCGATCACAGCCGAGACCGGCGTTCACTGATGTTGGCGTTGATTTATCCGATGTTGGGCCCGTTATTGGTGGCGGGCGGCCTGTTTCTAGCCGGTAAGACCCTGCAAGGCGATTTTCGCGAACATTTCGTCACTGTCCCGGCGGTGGGTATCGAGCACGCGCCGGAGCTGAAAGCTTATCTTGAAGACAACAACGTGCGCTTCAGTGCAGCGCCTCTCAGCCGCCAAGAACAAGAAGCGGCGGTACGTGATGGCCGTTTGCCGGTGGTGATGATCGTACCCGATGCGGCGGCTGATCGCGATACATTCACCGTCGAGCTGATCACCAATACCGGACGGGTGGACAACTTGCGCGTGACCTCGCGTCTCAGCTGGATCGTACGCGGCTTCAATGATCGCGTCGCCGATGAAAAAGCCCTGGCAGCGGGACTGCCGGAAGGGTATGCGACACCAGTGAAGATTGAGCGCGTCAACGTCGCGCGCGACGCCAACATTGCAGTGTTCTTCTATAACATGGTCCCACCGTTGGTGATCTTTATGATTTTCCTCGGCGGGGTGCATCTGGCCATTGACACCACGGTGGGTGAACGCGAACGCGGCTCGTTGGAGCCGTTGCTGCTGGCGCCGGTGGAGCGATGGGTGTTGCTATTGGCGAAAGCGCTGGCGGCGTTGGCGTTCACCGCCGTGACCACGGTCGTGAACTTAGGTGCGTTTCGGCTGTTCATGGGCCTGGCGGCGTCTTCGTCCGAGCGCTTGGTCGCGCCACCGGGTTGGGATGTGTTCGTCTTGATCTTTGCGGTGACCGTCCCGCTGATGGCCATCGCGGTGGCATTGCAGATGTCGGTGGCGGTGATCACGCGTTCGATGAAAGAGGCACAAATCTATCTGGGGCTGCTGCCGCTGGTGCCCGCGTTGCCGGGCATGGTGATGGTGTTTTCACCGATGAACCCGACGGACGCGACGGTGGCGGTGCCGGTGTTGGGGCAGATGCTGCTGATCAATCAACTGGTGGCGGAACAATCGCTGGACCCGCAGCATGTCATGATCGCGACGTTGACCACGACTGTATCGGCGGCGCTGATTTTCCTGCTCGCCGCGAAATGGTTCCGCCGCGAAAAGATGTTCGTGCTGGGTTGA
- the purH gene encoding bifunctional phosphoribosylaminoimidazolecarboxamide formyltransferase/IMP cyclohydrolase, which produces MSEPIRRALLSVSDKTGIVEFGRFLADQGAEILSTGGTAKMLAEAGVPVTEVSEHTGFPEIMDGRVKTLQPAIHGGLLAVRDNAEHVKAMEEHNIAPIDLLCVNLYPFEATLAAGASYDDCVENIDIGGPAMIRAAAKNHGDVTVVVEPEDYQRVMDEIASHSGATTLETRKFLAQRAYARTAAYDAAISTWLADETDQIWPKRLSFAGELKQTMRYGENPHQAAAFYVNGDPRPGVASATQLQGKELSYNNLNDTDAAFELVSEFEDTACAIIKHANPCGVAVGNTLADAYRAAYVCDTESAFGGIVALNRTLDGETAEEITKIFTEVIIAPAVDEDALKILSGKKNLRVLTTGAMPDPKAGGRTVKMLAGGLLVQGRDNAIFEDLKVVTEKAPTDAQLADMKFAYTVGKHIKSNAIVYCKDGRTVGVGAGQMSRVNSCRIAAFRAEQAAKAQGEDQSWAIGSVVASDAFFPFADGLLEAVEAGAVAVIQPGGSMRDEEVIEAANKAGIAMVFTGMRHFRH; this is translated from the coding sequence ATGTCCGAACCCATCCGCCGCGCACTGCTTTCCGTTTCCGATAAAACCGGCATTGTTGAATTTGGCCGTTTTCTCGCCGATCAAGGCGCCGAAATTCTGTCTACCGGCGGTACCGCCAAGATGCTGGCCGAGGCGGGCGTGCCTGTGACCGAGGTTTCCGAACACACCGGCTTTCCCGAAATCATGGACGGACGGGTCAAGACACTTCAGCCCGCGATCCACGGTGGTCTGCTGGCGGTGCGCGACAATGCCGAGCACGTTAAGGCGATGGAAGAACATAACATCGCGCCCATCGATCTGCTGTGCGTCAACTTATACCCGTTCGAGGCAACCCTCGCCGCCGGGGCAAGTTATGACGATTGCGTCGAAAATATCGACATCGGCGGTCCGGCGATGATCCGTGCTGCGGCGAAGAACCACGGCGACGTCACGGTGGTGGTCGAACCCGAAGATTACCAGCGCGTTATGGATGAAATCGCCAGCCATTCCGGCGCGACCACGCTAGAAACGCGCAAATTTCTCGCTCAGCGCGCTTATGCCCGCACTGCTGCCTATGACGCCGCGATCTCAACCTGGCTGGCCGATGAAACCGATCAGATCTGGCCCAAGCGCTTGAGCTTCGCCGGTGAACTCAAACAAACCATGCGCTACGGCGAAAACCCCCACCAAGCGGCGGCTTTCTATGTCAACGGCGATCCGCGTCCCGGTGTGGCGTCGGCCACCCAGTTGCAAGGCAAAGAGCTCAGCTACAACAACCTGAATGACACCGATGCTGCGTTCGAACTGGTCAGTGAGTTCGAGGACACCGCCTGCGCCATCATCAAGCACGCCAACCCCTGCGGCGTCGCCGTGGGCAACACGTTGGCCGATGCGTACCGCGCCGCGTATGTATGTGACACTGAAAGCGCGTTCGGCGGCATCGTTGCGCTGAACCGTACCCTTGACGGCGAAACGGCGGAAGAAATCACCAAAATCTTCACCGAAGTGATCATCGCCCCGGCTGTCGACGAAGACGCATTGAAGATACTTAGCGGCAAAAAGAACCTGCGTGTTCTGACCACCGGCGCAATGCCTGACCCGAAAGCGGGTGGGCGCACCGTCAAGATGCTGGCCGGCGGCTTGCTGGTCCAGGGCCGCGACAACGCGATCTTCGAAGATCTCAAAGTGGTCACCGAAAAAGCCCCCACCGATGCACAGCTGGCCGACATGAAATTCGCTTACACGGTCGGCAAGCACATCAAGTCCAACGCCATCGTCTATTGCAAGGATGGCCGCACCGTCGGCGTCGGCGCCGGCCAGATGAGCCGTGTCAATTCGTGCCGCATTGCCGCTTTCCGCGCCGAGCAGGCTGCAAAAGCCCAAGGCGAAGATCAAAGCTGGGCAATCGGCTCGGTAGTTGCGTCTGACGCGTTCTTCCCGTTCGCCGATGGCCTGTTGGAGGCCGTCGAGGCCGGAGCCGTGGCTGTGATCCAACCGGGTGGTTCGATGCGCGACGAAGAGGTCATCGAGGCCGCCAACAAGGCCGGCATCGCCATGGTCTTCACCGGTATGCGCCACTTCCGCCACTAA
- a CDS encoding response regulator — translation MARILVIDDDPDIRGLLTTYFQGIGHQVFVAEDGAHGIGVAAQRRPDVVILDVDMPVLNGHSTLHVMKNDPKMSAIPVVVLTSRDDELTRERLHRAGCADFLGKPFELNALDLAVANSLKTSRG, via the coding sequence ATGGCGCGTATCTTGGTGATCGATGACGATCCGGACATTCGTGGATTGCTCACAACCTATTTTCAAGGTATCGGCCATCAGGTTTTTGTCGCCGAAGATGGCGCGCACGGAATCGGTGTGGCGGCTCAACGTCGCCCCGATGTGGTGATTTTGGATGTCGATATGCCTGTTTTGAATGGTCATTCGACTTTGCATGTGATGAAGAACGATCCGAAAATGTCGGCCATCCCGGTCGTGGTTCTGACGTCACGCGACGACGAGCTAACCCGAGAGCGCCTCCACCGCGCCGGATGTGCGGACTTTCTCGGTAAGCCGTTCGAATTGAACGCATTAGACTTGGCCGTGGCAAATAGCCTGAAAACGAGCCGAGGCTAA
- a CDS encoding ATP-binding cassette domain-containing protein — protein sequence MIEMENLCKRFGSVQALGGLSLTAQDGRVTGLIGPNGAGKTTAFRIVYGLLTPDRGLARVDGVDVAQDRMSAQRQLGVLPDVRGLYPRLTAREHIRYFGQLHGAQGADLDSDIDRLVIRLGMTDFADRLAKGFSRGQELKVALGRALVHRPRNLILDEPTNGLDVMSSRAVRELIGEMKAEGHCILISSHIMSEVSLLCDDLVIVSEGRTVASGTPDELREAVGAEDLEEVFVRILARASTQAEAAQ from the coding sequence ATGATCGAGATGGAAAACCTCTGCAAACGCTTCGGTTCGGTTCAGGCTCTCGGTGGTCTCAGCCTCACGGCGCAAGATGGCCGGGTAACCGGCTTGATTGGACCAAACGGCGCGGGCAAGACCACGGCATTTCGTATTGTCTATGGTTTGCTGACACCGGACCGGGGCCTCGCGCGCGTGGATGGTGTCGACGTCGCTCAAGATCGCATGTCGGCACAGCGCCAACTGGGTGTGTTGCCGGATGTACGCGGCCTCTATCCGCGGCTCACCGCGCGCGAACACATCCGTTATTTCGGCCAACTGCACGGCGCCCAAGGTGCTGATCTGGACAGCGATATTGATCGCTTGGTGATACGTTTGGGCATGACCGATTTCGCCGACCGTTTGGCCAAGGGCTTTTCGCGCGGCCAAGAACTCAAAGTCGCGCTGGGCCGCGCCTTGGTTCACCGACCGCGCAATTTGATTTTGGACGAGCCGACCAACGGCCTGGATGTGATGAGTTCGCGTGCCGTGCGCGAGCTGATCGGCGAGATGAAGGCCGAGGGTCATTGTATCTTGATTTCCAGCCACATCATGAGCGAGGTCTCGCTGCTGTGCGACGATCTGGTGATCGTTTCCGAGGGACGCACGGTGGCCAGCGGCACCCCCGACGAACTCCGCGAAGCGGTCGGGGCAGAAGATTTGGAAGAAGTGTTCGTGCGCATTTTGGCGCGCGCATCCACTCAAGCGGAGGCCGCGCAATGA
- a CDS encoding nucleoside-diphosphate sugar epimerase/dehydratase: MAYLPKALIMKPRNLIAFIHDVIMAALSFGVSMILRIGDVFDPFHGKVLLTGTATFTATAAVVFLSLRMYRGIWRYASMNDLVTLAKAVTILMLVFSLEMFFFFRLEGVPRSLPVINWFVLLAMLGGPRFLYRLVKDRRFDWHLDLNATPKIPVLLVGAGDEAELFIRTAARSDTSPYRPVGIVSESPGRVGRQIHDVNVLGTVSDIDTIVSQLQGEDRPQRLVLTKHEIKGAGVRELLSMAQSLGMTVARMPRVDDLKSGDDQDVRIRPIAIEDLLGRPQQPLDRDSMTKLVANKRVLITGAGGSIGSELARQVAAIGPQELVLLENSEFALYLIDREMAAQCPDMVRHAVIADVRDPARINQIFNRYRPELVFHAAALKHVPLVEDNPFEGMLTNAIGTRNVADACETAEVDVMVMISTDKAVNPTNIMGATKRIAETYVQALDLRRGTDAGTRFVTVRFGNVLGSTGSVVPLFQKQLEAGGPLTVTHPDMTRYFMTIREAVELVLQASALGVTSHATTGKLFVLDMGEPVKIVELARQMIRLAGLQPGEDIEIQFTGTRPGEKLFEEIFHGAEPPVPTTAPGVLLASPRTHDVEDVRSTLDQLDAAAHAEDRDGLLAGIAKLVPEYAPPPTDQNNLAR, from the coding sequence ATGGCTTACCTGCCCAAAGCTTTGATTATGAAGCCGCGCAATTTGATCGCGTTCATTCATGACGTGATTATGGCGGCTTTGTCGTTCGGTGTGTCGATGATATTGCGCATTGGCGATGTTTTCGACCCGTTCCATGGCAAGGTTCTGCTCACCGGCACGGCGACTTTCACCGCCACTGCCGCCGTGGTGTTTTTAAGCCTCCGCATGTATCGCGGTATTTGGCGTTACGCATCGATGAACGATCTGGTGACCTTGGCCAAAGCCGTCACCATTTTGATGCTGGTATTTTCGCTGGAGATGTTCTTTTTCTTCCGCCTCGAGGGTGTGCCGCGCTCGCTGCCCGTAATCAATTGGTTCGTTTTGTTGGCCATGCTGGGCGGGCCCCGGTTTCTCTATCGTTTAGTGAAAGACCGCCGCTTCGATTGGCACCTGGACCTCAACGCGACCCCCAAAATTCCTGTGCTTTTGGTCGGTGCCGGCGACGAGGCGGAGTTGTTTATTCGCACCGCCGCCCGGTCCGACACATCACCCTATCGGCCCGTGGGCATCGTCTCTGAAAGCCCCGGACGCGTAGGTCGGCAAATTCACGACGTCAACGTCTTGGGCACGGTGTCCGACATCGACACTATCGTGTCGCAATTACAAGGCGAGGACCGCCCCCAGCGTTTGGTACTGACCAAGCACGAAATCAAAGGCGCGGGAGTACGTGAACTTCTGAGCATGGCCCAAAGCCTAGGCATGACCGTGGCGCGCATGCCACGCGTCGACGATCTCAAATCCGGTGATGATCAAGACGTGCGCATCCGCCCGATCGCCATTGAAGATCTATTGGGCCGACCTCAGCAGCCATTGGATCGCGACTCGATGACCAAGTTAGTGGCGAACAAGCGGGTACTCATTACCGGTGCAGGTGGCTCGATCGGCTCAGAACTGGCGCGCCAAGTTGCCGCAATCGGACCCCAAGAATTGGTGCTGTTGGAAAATTCAGAATTCGCGCTCTATTTGATCGATCGCGAAATGGCCGCGCAATGCCCTGACATGGTGCGCCATGCGGTGATCGCCGATGTGCGGGACCCTGCCCGGATCAATCAGATTTTTAACCGTTACAGACCCGAATTGGTTTTTCACGCTGCTGCTCTCAAGCACGTGCCTTTGGTTGAAGACAACCCTTTCGAAGGTATGCTAACGAACGCCATCGGTACCCGCAATGTCGCCGACGCCTGCGAAACCGCGGAGGTCGACGTGATGGTGATGATTTCCACCGACAAGGCCGTCAACCCCACCAACATCATGGGCGCGACCAAGCGCATTGCGGAAACCTATGTACAGGCGCTGGACTTGCGTCGGGGAACCGATGCAGGCACCCGGTTCGTAACGGTACGATTTGGCAATGTTTTAGGTTCCACCGGGTCGGTGGTGCCGCTGTTCCAAAAACAATTGGAGGCTGGCGGTCCGCTGACCGTTACGCATCCGGATATGACTCGCTATTTCATGACCATCCGTGAGGCTGTCGAGTTGGTCTTGCAGGCTTCCGCATTAGGTGTCACCAGCCACGCAACCACGGGCAAGCTGTTCGTTCTCGACATGGGCGAACCGGTCAAAATCGTTGAGCTGGCGCGCCAGATGATCCGCTTGGCCGGACTGCAGCCTGGCGAAGACATTGAAATTCAATTCACCGGCACACGTCCCGGAGAAAAGCTGTTCGAAGAAATTTTTCACGGTGCGGAACCCCCGGTGCCGACCACCGCACCGGGGGTGTTGCTTGCATCGCCGCGTACCCACGATGTTGAAGACGTACGCAGCACTTTAGACCAGTTGGACGCTGCCGCGCACGCGGAAGACCGTGACGGCTTGCTCGCTGGGATCGCCAAACTGGTGCCCGAATACGCCCCACCGCCTACGGATCAAAACAATTTGGCTCGATAA
- a CDS encoding heparinase II/III family protein gives MSTGTRHTAAHLKDPHSKLPLWAAQPNATLFTASALYRLLLLGSAPKGVRFSVPELWPGNPDVGRDILAGIFRYRDETHELSSANALPVNASAAWVAWFHGHSWLRDLCALGGGEAPYFAREWLSTWIEANRSWQAIAWTPEVTAERLINWCQHWSFLVRDDGSGPFEKLLRRRAGRDARHLLWTMPPQDAGFNRLHALKGQVFGVFALLGGENRMTRTLNQLEREITAQVLPDGGHVERNPQRLGDVLKNLLELRALLSTATGDVPGFLQNAIDRVAPMLRALRHPDGGLAVFNGGLEGDRAWLDLLLAHTDSNAKPPRHAPHAGFQRLNAGAVNIIMDCGQPSSVGRTQHAGTLSFELSIGKHRLFVNCGARDGEQDPWRTALAATAAHTTLTVNDTSSSAFALDGKLRRCPEHVTCNRQDVDQGVLAEASHDGYMDGFGLTHHRALFVASHGTDVRGEDRLVGSGGESFTLRFHLHPSVKASVLGDGHGVLLHLPGKEVWRLRTSAHDVKLESSVYLGHGGDQRRSEQIVISGPLSGNGALIKWALSRDGA, from the coding sequence ATGAGCACCGGCACACGCCACACCGCAGCGCACCTCAAAGACCCGCATTCCAAACTGCCGCTTTGGGCCGCGCAACCAAACGCAACGCTTTTCACAGCGTCCGCGTTGTATAGGCTTTTGCTATTAGGCTCTGCGCCTAAGGGCGTGCGCTTCAGCGTACCGGAGCTGTGGCCGGGCAATCCCGACGTTGGGCGCGACATCCTGGCGGGAATATTCCGATACCGCGATGAAACCCATGAACTGTCTTCTGCCAATGCCTTGCCCGTCAACGCATCGGCGGCGTGGGTGGCGTGGTTTCATGGTCATAGCTGGCTGAGGGATCTATGCGCCCTTGGCGGCGGAGAGGCCCCCTATTTTGCGCGGGAATGGCTTTCAACGTGGATCGAGGCAAACCGGAGTTGGCAGGCAATCGCCTGGACACCTGAGGTCACAGCGGAACGTTTGATCAATTGGTGCCAGCATTGGAGCTTTTTGGTGCGCGATGACGGCAGCGGCCCGTTCGAAAAATTGCTGCGTCGCAGAGCTGGGCGCGATGCGCGTCATTTATTATGGACCATGCCGCCGCAGGACGCGGGTTTTAACCGCTTGCACGCCCTCAAGGGCCAGGTGTTTGGTGTGTTTGCGCTTTTGGGTGGCGAAAATCGCATGACACGCACGCTCAACCAGTTGGAGCGTGAAATAACAGCGCAAGTGCTACCCGACGGCGGACACGTTGAGCGCAATCCCCAACGTCTTGGCGATGTGCTTAAAAATTTGCTTGAACTTAGGGCCTTGCTCAGCACCGCCACCGGCGATGTGCCGGGGTTTTTACAAAATGCCATTGATCGTGTTGCACCAATGTTGCGCGCGTTGCGCCACCCGGACGGTGGCTTGGCGGTGTTCAACGGCGGTCTGGAAGGCGATCGGGCTTGGTTGGATCTGCTCCTCGCTCATACTGATTCGAATGCCAAGCCGCCACGCCACGCCCCACATGCAGGTTTTCAGCGCCTCAACGCCGGTGCGGTCAACATCATCATGGATTGCGGTCAACCTTCGTCGGTGGGACGCACCCAGCACGCCGGGACGTTGAGTTTCGAGCTCAGCATCGGAAAGCATCGCCTGTTCGTCAACTGCGGCGCGCGCGACGGTGAGCAAGACCCATGGCGCACGGCACTGGCGGCAACGGCGGCGCACACCACGCTCACCGTCAACGACACCTCCTCAAGTGCGTTCGCCTTGGACGGCAAATTGCGTCGCTGTCCCGAGCACGTCACCTGCAATCGTCAGGACGTAGACCAGGGTGTGTTGGCCGAAGCCAGTCACGATGGCTATATGGACGGCTTCGGCCTCACCCATCACCGCGCACTGTTCGTGGCGTCTCACGGTACCGATGTGCGTGGCGAAGATCGCTTGGTCGGTTCGGGTGGCGAGTCTTTTACATTGCGGTTTCATCTCCACCCCAGCGTCAAAGCTTCCGTATTGGGCGACGGCCATGGTGTATTGCTACACCTGCCGGGCAAGGAGGTTTGGCGATTGCGCACCTCGGCCCATGACGTGAAGCTCGAAAGCAGTGTCTATCTGGGCCATGGCGGGGATCAGCGTCGTAGTGAACAAATCGTTATTTCCGGTCCGCTCTCAGGTAATGGAGCATTGATCAAATGGGCCCTGTCACGCGACGGTGCGTAA
- a CDS encoding glycosyltransferase family 2 protein — MNKLSVVIPCYNEEQTLADVVAKVGSADCAGLDLEIVIVDDCSADNSAAIAETLANSDHRVRLIRHPINQGKGAALRTGFTAASGDLVIVQDADLEYDPADYVKLLAPILNGEADVVYGSRFLDRGATEAHYLLHGLANRFLTGLSNLLTGLKLTDMETCYKLVPKRLLDQITITENRFGIEPEITAKLAHMKPKPRLVEVPVSYINRSYAEGKKIGWKDGVSAIRCILKFNLLR, encoded by the coding sequence ATGAACAAACTCAGCGTCGTGATCCCCTGTTACAACGAAGAGCAAACTTTGGCCGATGTTGTGGCAAAAGTCGGAAGCGCTGACTGCGCCGGTTTGGATTTAGAGATCGTCATCGTCGACGACTGCTCCGCCGACAACTCGGCCGCCATCGCCGAAACACTGGCAAATTCCGACCATCGCGTCCGCCTCATTCGTCACCCCATCAATCAGGGCAAAGGCGCAGCGTTACGCACCGGATTTACGGCAGCCAGTGGAGATTTGGTGATCGTTCAGGATGCCGACCTGGAGTATGACCCCGCCGATTACGTCAAGCTGCTGGCCCCGATCCTCAACGGCGAAGCGGATGTGGTTTATGGTTCGCGGTTTTTGGATCGCGGCGCCACCGAGGCGCATTACCTGCTGCACGGTCTTGCCAACCGCTTTTTGACAGGTCTGTCCAATTTACTGACGGGTCTCAAGCTCACGGACATGGAGACCTGCTACAAGCTGGTGCCCAAGCGACTGCTGGATCAAATTACCATCACCGAAAATCGCTTTGGCATCGAGCCCGAAATCACCGCTAAACTTGCGCATATGAAACCTAAACCGCGTCTGGTTGAAGTACCTGTTTCCTATATCAATCGGTCTTATGCCGAAGGCAAAAAAATTGGCTGGAAAGATGGTGTCAGCGCCATTCGCTGCATTTTGAAGTTCAATCTTCTGCGCTGA
- a CDS encoding RsmB/NOP family class I SAM-dependent RNA methyltransferase, with the protein MPRTAALNLLDAVLNHKHQLDDALNQAQGFNRLPERDRALAQQITRTVLRHLGEIDLLISSFLDKPLGKKGLAAQNVMRLGLAQLFFLDTADHAAIDTAVELCRGGDLAPYRKLVNAILRRAQREGAALLADQDVAQLNTPAWLWQSWVASYGEDTAHAIAAQHLVEAPLDITVKDDPAGWAEKLEAHLMPTGTLRLSGHKGVITSLPGFEEGAWWIQDMAASLPARLLGNVCELDVIDLCAAPGGKTMELAAAGARVIAVDRSDKRLERVADNLKRTKLSAKLITADATQWRPDMLADAVLLDAPCSATGTARRHPDVLQLKQPADVTKLAHLQGRLLKSAVDMVRPGGLIVYCTCSLQREEGEAQIQTLLQSGAPVQLDPLQPKEVGTFTDFVTADGFLRTLPCHFAEQGGMDGFFAARLRRL; encoded by the coding sequence ATGCCCCGTACCGCCGCCCTCAATCTTCTCGATGCCGTCCTCAATCACAAGCATCAGCTTGATGATGCGCTTAATCAGGCACAGGGCTTCAACAGGCTACCGGAGCGTGATCGCGCGCTCGCCCAGCAAATCACCCGCACCGTTTTGCGTCACCTTGGCGAAATAGACTTACTTATTTCATCTTTTTTAGACAAGCCATTGGGCAAAAAGGGCCTAGCTGCGCAAAACGTCATGCGCCTTGGGTTGGCGCAACTGTTTTTCCTCGATACAGCCGATCACGCCGCAATCGACACTGCCGTCGAACTGTGCCGGGGCGGCGACTTGGCCCCTTATCGCAAACTCGTCAACGCCATCTTACGCCGCGCCCAGCGTGAAGGAGCCGCACTGCTTGCAGATCAGGATGTTGCACAACTGAACACGCCGGCGTGGCTTTGGCAAAGCTGGGTCGCGTCCTATGGCGAAGACACGGCGCACGCCATCGCCGCGCAGCATCTGGTCGAAGCGCCGCTCGACATCACCGTCAAGGACGACCCGGCCGGTTGGGCGGAAAAATTGGAAGCCCACCTGATGCCCACGGGAACATTGCGGTTGAGCGGCCATAAAGGCGTCATCACCTCGTTGCCTGGATTCGAGGAGGGCGCGTGGTGGATTCAAGACATGGCTGCAAGCCTACCCGCTCGCCTGCTGGGCAATGTATGCGAGCTCGATGTCATCGATCTGTGCGCAGCGCCTGGCGGAAAAACCATGGAGTTGGCTGCGGCTGGTGCGCGGGTGATCGCCGTCGACCGTTCCGACAAGCGTCTTGAGCGCGTTGCGGATAACCTCAAACGCACAAAATTATCGGCCAAGCTCATCACCGCCGACGCCACCCAGTGGCGTCCCGATATGCTGGCGGATGCGGTGCTACTGGACGCACCGTGCTCGGCGACCGGCACCGCGCGGCGCCATCCTGATGTCTTACAGTTGAAACAGCCCGCCGATGTCACCAAATTGGCTCACTTGCAGGGTCGTCTTCTCAAATCCGCAGTCGACATGGTCCGCCCGGGTGGCTTGATCGTCTATTGTACCTGCTCGCTGCAACGCGAAGAAGGCGAGGCACAAATCCAAACCCTGCTGCAAAGTGGCGCGCCCGTTCAGCTTGACCCCTTGCAGCCCAAAGAGGTCGGAACCTTCACCGACTTTGTCACCGCAGACGGATTTTTACGCACCCTGCCTTGCCATTTCGCCGAGCAAGGCGGTATGGATGGCTTCTTCGCCGCCCGCCTACGGCGTTTATAA